ataagataataaataaatatattttgataaataaaataataaataaataacgatCCTGCACTCTTCCGGCaccggaagaaaagaaaaaaaaataaaattagctcACCGTTGCAATAATATAGTATggctaaggctgcaaatgggtcgggtcgactcgagatcCGATCCGGCCCGACTCGTGTAGACCCGATACGGTTCGAATTTTAGGATccgcgggtccgggtcgggtcctaaaattggatccgaatcattttatgggtcgggtctgggtttaccgaACGGACCGGACTCGACCCCATCCGAATAGACtcgaagaaaaaaagagagaggagaaaaaaaaaaagagaattttttttttttatgggtcGTGGTATTATTGATCCGTTTGGAtcctctctctcgatctattatattgttgatacctctggtgtctcagtagcttcctttttttttttttttttttttccttctatttttttgtttctgttttttttcaaCTTTTGCAGGGGTGAAGTGGGGGAACActcaactgaatatgggtcatgtgccagttttctgcaatggtctgggatttttttagtcttcgtgagaggggagctgggagacaccaagttccgtccaatcaatcatatggacaaaaaatagtgtgatatgaaatttggcttgcagaCCGGTCCGGGGCCATCTATTCtggctggaggtcaattgcaagtctttcgagtcatgggtcacccagcacctcataattatgatgtgaccaaattagatttgtccaaattctttcctaaaagcataaaaaaattggacccgCTTCGACCCCGAACCCGACCGGACTCGGATCCGGACCCGATCCAAACCCGActcagacccgacccgacccgacccgatcttcaaccgggtcgggtctggatctaaaattaggatccgaacaaaAAATCGGATCAGATCGGGGTTACccaggacccgacccgacccgacccatttgcacccctaagtATGGCACACATTTAAGTAAGCTTGGCATGCAGTTAATCAATGTTTGAATACTTAAACACACAATTAAATCATTCCGAAACACGGTTAAGTTTTTTCTGCAAACAGTTAAGTTAAGATGGCTCAATGTTGCAAAAAGTTTGAAATCAGTTAACTTTTTTTTGAGTAATTAACTTTTAACTTAATGTTTGCAGCGAAAATTTAACTGTGTGCATAGAGAAAATTTAACTGTGCACGGAGAAGACTGTATGCAAAAAAGATTTAAGATTTAACtatgtgcagagaagacttaacTATGTTTCGAGATGTTTTAACTGTGTACTATCATTAGGGCTGTCAacgggccgagctgctcgggctcggctcgggcccggctcggtaaaagcccggctcgggctcggctcgttagtcaaacgagcccgagcccgagctcaaaATGAGCCCCGTTTAAATCCGAGcctgagcccgagctcgagcccgagcagctcacgagcccaaacgagcccaaCCAATAACCCATTTCCTCTCTCCACCGAccacctcctctctctttttattttttttcttctccttccttctggGTTTTTCCAGAAACTTCCCGGCTCCCGCTGTCTCGCACCCGTGTCAGTGTGGCGGTGTCCCTCCCCTGAGTCCCCTCTCGCCTTCCTCCTCCGCCGACCGCCGCCGATGCCTCGCTGCCTCCTTCCGCCGCCTGGGAAAGAAGCACGCGAGGCgcctccccctctttcttctcccgtTCTCCGtttctccccctcccttttcctctctttgccGAATCAGGGaaggagaagccctcctccaccGGCGTCGGGCGAATCAGGGAAGGAGCCGAGGAGGGGatgagaagccctcctccaccGGCGAATCAGGGAAGGAGCCGAGGAGTCCTTCGCACGGGAGGGTCGGGCCACGGCCGGCGGCGCCCGCGGCCGAGCCCGCGGCTTCCTCGGCCGTGCCTGCGGCCGACGCCCGTGCCGGCGGTGcaggtgctcgcggccgaagccggcggccgccgcacgCGATGAGGTGAGTctattcttctctctcttttttttttctttttttctttctttccttctttcttctcttcttcttcttcttttctctctccttcgttcttctctccgacgACGAACCGTCGGGACTCGGAACCGAGCTCGGCTGCTCGTTGTTCTCTCCGACGGGCGACGGAGATGGGGGcagggatggggatggggatggggatggcCGGCTTGAGGCTTCTGGGTTCTTCTCTCCGACAGGCGACGGAGATGGGGCGCCGGCCGCCGGGGCatgctcgggctcgggcaaacgagcctcacgagctcgagcccgagccgggGCTGTGCTaggcgagcccgagcccgagcccagtacagggctcggtaccgagcccgagcccgagcccgagcctagaTTTTGTtggaacgagccgagccgagcctgctgtggctcgggctcggctcggctcgttgacaGCCCTAACTATCATGCTAGATTAAGTATGTTCCAAACttacttaactgtgtgccgagaagatttaattgtgtGCTAGTCTAGGTTAAGTATATTTAAAGCTTACTTAACTATATGCcgagaagatttaattgtatacCAGGCTAGATTAAGTGTTCAAACATTGATTAACTACGTGTAGAGAAGATTTAACTATGTGCAAAGAAGACTTAATCGTATTTCGAGATAATTTAATTGTGTGCCAAGCTAGATTAAGTGCGTTCCAAACTTACTTAACTGTATGCCGAGAAGATTTAACTGTGTAACAGACAAGATTAAGTGTTCAAATATTGATTAACTGCGTGCCAAGCTTACTTAAATGCGTGCCATGCTATATTACCTGTGTACCAAACTTACTAACCTAATTATAATGGTGAGTTAACTGTGTTCAAGCTTACTAACCTAATTACAATGGTGAGTtaactttaattttttatttttctctttatttttctttaattccttttttttctttttttcttttcttctagtgCCAGAAGAGTGTCAGGTCGTTGTTAATTTATTTAGTTACTTATTATTTTattccattatatatatatatatatatattcatttcatcttgtttttttttctttttttttccctctcttcttcccaaAGCTTCTTCttacttcttctttcttctcctcctgcgaGGCCGACGGTGCTGAAAGAGTGTCGggttgttatttatttatttattatatttatttccttaaattatatttatttattatcttatttatttatttatttattcattcattgatatatttatttatttatttattttttcttcctttttctttttttttctttttctttccttttcgatttttttcttttcttttattttcttttttcttctcctcttcccgaagctttttcttctttcttctttcttctcctccctcatttcttctcctcccgtggCCAGCGGTGCCGAAAGAGTACCGAGGCCGGCGGTGGCTCAGCGACGTGGCCGGTGGAGTGCGGCCGAGACCCTTTCTCCTCCAGATCCTTTTGCGGGTGCCTATGGTGGAACGGCCGGAGAACTCTTCTCCGGATCCTCTCGCGGGCGGCGACGGAGCACACAGGTGGTGGCTCCTTCTCCGCCAGACTGCGGTGCGGGTTCTCCCCCTCCTCAAATCTGGGAGcataatatttcattaatttgtaTAGAAATGCTTTCTTTAACATTATTAATCTTTAAATCGACGGTCTCAGTTTTATATACAAACGATTCAGTCATAGTTCGGATGGCTTCAAATATCTCTACTCTGCTTTCTCAAATTTAGTTATTTAGGATCTGAACAAGGTTCGTATTCCGTGTTagcagggggggggggggggggggggggggcgggggtGATATTAGCTATTTATTGCGCCTGTTCTCGCATTTATTCGGCCCGTCCGAATGCAATACATGTTAAGGGTGATATTATTGGAGCGTACATGTGTCTTCAATATTCATTTACGAAGACCACAGTTTTTGTTTGTATATGGTAAAGCTACTTTATATAAGTTTACTAAGATATGgttgaaaattttttatttatgaataatttaaaattcttaTCACGATGGTTTCCATCTTACGCGTAGCTTTGCATATAAATCTTCACCACTATTCctagaaaaaatttaaaaaaatggatCATCCATATTTCTTCCGTCTCACGTGCATAGCACGTTCCGAGTCCTGGTATCacggttttctttttttaggaTAAGTGGCTACCCGAGCCGAACCCATCTAAGAGCAAAGCCATGGAGAAACTTTGCTTATTGTCAGAAAAAGAGAGGATTGGAAGTGCGACAGGAGCAAGCAAAGCACCCAAAGACAAGGGTATGTTTTGATGAAGTGCACGACAGACAGCAGAGAGCATTCAATGAAATTAAGCAGCAGCAATACAAGGGGCCGGAAAAGGGTTTATTTTACTGACGATCAGGAGCAGAGCTCCTTCCGATAAGACGGCACGACATCTCGCTTGAAGCTTTCAAATGAAGCCTTAGAGAGAGATAATGATGATCATGCTTCCTCTTCCATTTGGTCTCCTTGGAACCCGCAGTAGGCCTTGAGCACGTCTTCTGCTTTCAGAGCGGCCTTCGATGCGAGGAAATAACGGAAGTAGTCCGCGTACTCGAACGGCTTGAAGAGAGCCGGGTGGTGCTGATCAACCAGCTCCTCGGGGGCTTGGACCACGTACCCTTCCTTGGGAGAGGCTCCAAAGATGGTGGAGTATCTCGTCTCATCACCACTCAGCACCTGATACCGCTTGGATCAATTTGCAAtccaatggaagtgggagaaaagatAAGATAAATTTCTTGTGCAAGGAGGAAGATAACTTTCATTCAAATACTTGGATGCCTTCTCATTACAATTCATGACTATTTATAGGCAAGTCATGGGTAACatgaaaagacaaaagaaaatgaaagatcaAAAGTCACCTTAATATGGGTAACTCACACAATAAAAGACATCAAAACCAACTAAATTCTCTTAGGGAATTTAAAAGGTCAAAAGACACCTGCCTCTTGAAAATGGCATGCAAGTTGTCTGATGTTCATGCACCTGCATCAGCACCACTCGATGATGGACGGACTGCAACCTTCCGTTGGTCCATGCCTTTTGGCagacaaaaaacaaaataaaatagggTCGACCTGCTTATCTTTGCTTGTTCAGCTTTGAAATATaactatacatatatatatatagtctaAAGCTGGCTACTTGATCGTGGGCATCTTATATATCTTATTGAAGGGGGAAAGGAAATTAATCGGCGCACCTCAAAGGAATCGGCCAGCATGACTATGAAAGAGTTAGGGCAGACCGTAAGATGTGGATTCGACGAGAGAGTCATGGTACTTCTCTACGCCCAACCCCTCCAGCACCATCTTTTGGATCATCCGACCCAACTCCTTTAGAACCTCTACGTAGGACCTCATCGTTTCACTGGCCAAACAGAGACAAACAATAAAGTCGGCATTTTTTTGGTAAACCAACAATAAAGTCGGCTTTACTAGCCTAAGAttgtgtttatatatatatatatatatatatatatatttatgcacAAAAAGAAAAGGGTAACAGGGCATATCAAATTCTCAATGTATAAGCCTCTGCTAGCTAGTTTTGGAGATGGCTAGATGTATGCAATCTTATCTTTACATGCAGAaagataattttaatattttgaaCTTATGACactataattaaaataaatttaaccACTTTTCAGTGGTGGCGTGCTGCAATTTTTGGACCATATATAGTCATATTCCACGATACAGGGGGGGACTAAACTTGTGGTATATATATTTAGCTTGCATACGGTTGGTTACCATTTTATATCTGGTCCTTGTACACGATtttatttctcttcttctcttttcttctgaGAGAAAGTCCATGCAAGTATTTTATAGATTTGTATTTCTTatttatagttttttttttttgaaatgaaaaCAAGGGTGTTCCCCcattattatttattacatGGTATTTAATTATATGCAGGATGGAGAAATAGGACTGTGAGAATACTATATAGAGGAGCCCTGAGATCTTCATTTATGAGAATTGCAGGATCTACCCCCCAGCGGTGTGAGACAGTGCGTGATGTGCCTACGTTCGGGGGTGGTTTACTATAGAGGAGAAATCTCTGTTCTTTGATGAACCTCCATATCTTATACACAGTTATGAATAGGTCAAggattaaagatatataaaatgGCTATCTAAATTAAGGGTCGGGTATGAAAATTCAGTCACCAGAGATTCAACATGAAAGGATAGGATACCAAAAGCTTGCATTTCCTTGGGGCCACATAAGGTTGGGGAAGCTCTGGATGCCCTCTGGTGTGGCATCCAGCATGGCCACGCTGTCCAGCGCCTTAAAAGCGCCAAAGCTTGAGTAGCCAGGGCTCCGCGACTTGGTCTCGGCAGGgaggctgatcacctccctcgCTGCAGCTCCGAAGACCGCCTCGCGAAGCTGCTGGGTGAACCCATCATAGATGACCTCGAAACAGCCGTAGGACCGCAGCGCCTGGAGGACCTGGGCTCTCGCAGCTTCCCATTCCGGGGTCCCTGTATGCTTCTCTCGCAGCCCCGAGAGGTCTATTCGGGGTAGTTGGAGCTGAGCCATGTCTCGCTGCTTCTTGGCAGTAAGGATGCTACCTTTCAAAGTAGAGTATCTCTTGTTGTTGCTCTCCCGGCCCCTTCTTCACTGTTATACACACAGCGAACCCATGCGTGGAGGCCAGCCGCAAAGACTTGCATATatatcctttttccttttttcttttttacacgGAGAAAAATTACTTGCTCCCACTTTTTCCGATTCTTGTCCTGGTATCTTTCCTCTTTGATGGTGATATTAAGGAATGGATGATATAAACTAAGTAATAGCAGCAGTTATATTTATTATGGAGTCTATCATACATTATACATAGGAATAATTTTTAATAAGACCTGTtactttcaccaaaaaaaaaaaaaggacctgTTATGTAAAGTACGGAGAATtcatctaaatattttttttttttaaaactctaATCTTTGCACCATTTGTGAATTTTTTTATCTAATGAATTGCGAGTTGCACAAATAATTTAGTTATTTTTATTCATTAACAACTATGGTGAAAAGTGGAACCTCTTGTTGTCATTATGTAGTTTTGCAAAAACAACAGTTGGTAATGTTATTCATGAAGATGCAGAGTAACAAGCTAGATCTTGGTATTATTGGATCTACATTCTATATTACGCAAAGAagtgctgaattttttttttcatattacatttttttatatattaattttatataaagatCTTTTCCAAATTTGAAGTGGTTAGTTTCAATAAAAATATTCATCTAAAAATCAGTTGTGTAACTGAAATTGCTTATTTGGAGGCCTTTTTGGAAaacaaataaattatatatatatatatatattcagaaAGAAGTTTTATAAGAAAAACCTTAcgccaaaaatgaaaagaaaaagaatggggaagaaaaatgaaaaaaagccCTACCTGAAAGTTGAGAATTCTAAAGAATTCGAGTCTCAGATACGTCCTCTTGTCTCTCTTCACGTGGCCCGCCCACGTGATGGACAGCTGTTCTCGTTTCTGACTACCCACGTTACCGAAGTTCCAaattttaaaatcacagaataaTGAGTGCAGCATGTGGATGGTTTATCAAAGAAGTTAGTATGTACATGCCCTCATGGCCCACCAACCCTCCGGTTGATCTTTCTCTCTATAAGATCCTAAATTAACACCTTGctcaaaaaatgaaaagaaaaaaagaggcaagaaaaaaaaagccgtACTGAAAATTGAGAATTCCATAAAATCGAGCATGTGAAACATACAGGAGTCTCACGAACTTGCCGCTTCAGATGGCAATTATATGTCTATATCTATGTTTATGCCTATGAGTTTTAGCTGTAGATTGTAGATTTGGccggtttaattttttttcgagTGAAAATATTAAGCAGTCTTCTAGCAAATAAAAGCAAGCAGCTTACGCACGTAcatcagaaagtgctttttaccAAACAActtttttcatccaaaagtacttttggaggaccAAAAAATGCTTTTTGGCCCTTCCAAAACTCTCTCAAACAGGACTTCGACTACTGTACTCTGTACAAGGATAAAAAGCTGTATCTATTGCTTATTATGATACATTCAAGAAATAATGACCTTCAAGGAATATATGTCAAGTGTCACCTACATCGCATAGTACGAGTTAGATTTTTCCTAATCACCAATTAATGCTTTCAGAGTGATCTATTAAGAATAATAAGTCTAAACATGAATATATTCTCCACCATACCTTTTTCCTATTTCACTGTTTTCTTTCTTAAGGTTATCTTTTTTAACATATGCAGTTTAAGCTCCGTATTCTCCTTAGAGATGTAAAAAGCCCAAGAGCATAAGAAAATTTAAACTATCTGCACtttcttttatcttctttttttttttgtttgaaataaTCATCCTTCGATCCACTTCCATTTTCTTCTCCCACAtcgaaaattcttatgaaaacaaGAATCTTAGGCCTTGTTTCGAAGAGCTATTAGcaatagagcttttggaagtagagctgttggaagcagagctttctgaagtagaTATTTTATAACAAGCTGTTTACTATTTCAATATGTGAAAATTAACAAATTTCAATATACAACATGTATAAGGAGTACATGTAATATGTGGAGATGGACTCTCAAGAGGAGAGGATATCTAATCCCCTTGATACCAAAATCAATAATAGGGCATTCAAATTGAAGATTCACACTATTGATCATCTATATAACTAAAATGtctagaaaacaaaaaatcacATATGTTGGTGGTTTCTAATCTATGCATAATGTGGATACAAATATTGATGGTTTTCGTTGTGCTAGGATGTGCTAAAATACATAATAAAGTATTTTATTAGGAGTCCATCTTATTGATTTAACTACCCATGTTAGAACATATATAGATTGAAAGTTAATATAGATTTTAATGCTTAGATTATAACACATATTGTCTCATTTTTGTATCCACTTGATACATTGTTTAAAGATCACCAAAATATAAGAAGTTGATTTAAAGGCATTTACTAGTATAGATCATGATCAATGGTATTTGGATGCCACATCTTTTGGTTTTATAATCGAGAGTAGGTATTCTCTCCTCCCGGGAGATATATAGTTTGTGTTCCCGTTGTCACTTGTTTTCACATCTTGAATGTGCGTGAATGCAAATGCAATTATGTCAATTGACGTGTGGACATACTTCTTTCTgtcacacagagagagagagagagagagagagagagagagagagagagactcctTGGAACATAATTATCTTGATTTGTTTTaacattctttttcttctttgcagATATTTCTTTGTGTTTACCCTTTTGCCTTGTTTTTCAGATTGGTGTATTGTAGAGATTATGTTCTCCCCTTGATTAGCCCACGATTCCATTTTTTGCAGAATACAAAGTGGAGCCCTTCAAAACTGGAGGATGTCGACAGGTCTGAAGTTGAATCAGTTTTTGAGCCTTTACCCCCTGAAGATGAACTGGCTGTTTGATGGTGTAGTTGCACTCATCATGAAGGAATGAGAAAGATCAGCagtgttttttttcttcccctgATTGATTTCGTCTTGTTATTTATGTTGAAAAGGGACCACTAATTTGCCACTTTCACTTAAAGCGCCAGACCATATTTAGAAGAATAAACCAGGTGGACTTTATGTTCTCAACCTAATTAAATTACTGCCCGGACTAAGCCTTCTTTATAACGGAACGTCATGGCACTCACAGAGATGTATCATTGGATTTTGTTAAATGGTTTGTTGGCCTATATTTTCTTCTAGTTTGGCACCATGCACCTCGCCTGTATCACCATTATTTCCATTATTTCATCTGAGAGAGTGTGCGGTGCtagtaaaaaaattaagatttttttttttggctttttaaTATCCAAGAAGAATGAAGATGGAgaccttttattttttaaattatttgtaaAATTTTAGGGTTTTTAGTAGCAAATATTATATtgcttttgagagagagagagagagtaaaaaCAAGATTAAGGGATATTAGAAGATATTTGCAAATGCTATCTTCAACATTAATCGTTGcataatatttcattaatttgtaTAGAAATGCTTTCTTGAACATTAATGTTAAAATCGATGGGCTCAGTTTTATATACGAACGATTCAGTCATAGATCAGATGACCTCAAATATCTCTACTCTGCTTTCTCAAATTTAGTTATTTAGGATCTGAACAAGCTTCGTATTCCGTGTTAGCTACTCGTTGAGAGGCAAATTTGGTTGCTGACTCGTCTGCTTCGCTCTCCTTTCGGTGTGTTGGTGAGGGTTCTGATCCTTTTGTGGTTTTATGTTTATCTGTGTGTTGGAGGGGGCTgtggctctttttttttttttgggcgcgcgcgcgcgcatgcCCACGCCCACGCAGGAATCTGTTTTCCTAGGGGCTACTCTTTCCCGGCATTAGCTGTTTGGTGCGCCTGTTCTCACATTTATTCGGCCCGTCTGAATGCAATACATGTGAAGGGTGATATTTATTGGAGCGTACATGTGTCTTTAATATTGATTTACGAAGACCCCGGTTTTTGTTTGTATATGGTAAAGCTACTTTACATAAGTTTACTAAGATAtggttgaatttttttttcttatgaatAATTAAAATTTCTTATCACAATGGTTTCCATCTTACGTGTAGCTTTGCATATAAATCTTCACCACTcttcctaaatttttttttaaaaatggatTATCTATCTATTTCTGAAGGCTCTACCCATGCAATCCTCTACCGATCGTCCATATTTCTTGTGTCTCACATGCATAGCACGTTCCGAGAGCTAGTATCGCGGTTTTCTTTAATTAGCATAAGTGGCGACCCGATCCGAACCCATCTAAGAGCAATGCCATGGAGAAACTTCGCTTCTTGTCAGAAAAAGAAAGGATTGGAAGTGCGATAGAAGCAAGCAAAGCACCCAAAGATAAGGGTATGTTTCGATGAAGTGCATGACAGACAGCAGAGAGCATTCAAAGAAATTAAGCAGCAGCAACAAGGGGCCGGAAAAGGGTTTATTTGACTAACGATCAGGAGCAGAGCTCCTGCCGATGAGACGGCACGACATCTCGCTAGAAGCTTTCACATGAAGCCTTAGAGAGAGATGATGATCATGCTTCCTCTTCCACTTGGTCCCCCTGGACCCCGCAGTAGGCCTTGAGCACGTCTTCTGCTTTCAGAGCTGCCTCCGATGTGCGGAAACGGAAGTACTCCGCGAAATCGAACGGCTTGAAGAGAGCCGGGTGGTGCTGATCAACCAGCTTCTTGGGGGCTTGGACCACGTACCCTTCCTTGGGAGCGGCTGCAAGGATGGTGGAGTGTCTCATCTCATCACCATTCAGCACCACTCGATGCTTGACGGACTGCAACCTTCCGTTGGTCCATGCCTTTTGGCagacaaaaaacaaaacaaaacaaaataaaacaaaataaaatagggTCGACCTGCTTAGCTTTGCTTGTTAAGCTTTGAaatataactatatatatatatatatatatattctaaagCTAGCTACGTGATCGCGGGCATCTTATATATCTTATTGAAGGGGGAAAGGAAAATCGGCGCACCTCAAAGGAATCGGCCGGCATGACTATGAAAGAGTTAGGGCTGGCGCGGATCCAATCACCATTCTTGATCTGCACCTCAAGCCCGCTTATTTCATCCTGGAAAATAATGGTCAGTAGGTTTGGATCCTTGTGGCTTGGAAAGGCCTCCATCTTTTGCTGTTGACCCGG
This portion of the Phoenix dactylifera cultivar Barhee BC4 chromosome 11, palm_55x_up_171113_PBpolish2nd_filt_p, whole genome shotgun sequence genome encodes:
- the LOC120112505 gene encoding probable 2-oxoglutarate-dependent dioxygenase AOP1.2 — encoded protein: MAQLQLPRIDLSGLREKHTGTPEWEAARAQVLQALRSYGCFEVIYDGFTQQLREAVFGAAAREVISLPAETKSRSPGYSSFGAFKALDSVAMLDATPEGIQSFPNLMWPQGNAWTNGRLQSVHHRVVLSGDETRYSTIFGASPKEGYVVQAPEELVDQHHPALFKPFEYADYFRYFLASKAALKAEDVLKAYCGFQGDQMEEEA